A region of Chitinophaga horti DNA encodes the following proteins:
- a CDS encoding DUF3817 domain-containing protein, translating to MLQLFKTPIGRLRIIGFFEGISLIVLMFIAMPLKYWADAPLMVKIVGPAHGVLVVLFIMMTLSAGVTYRWKFLNVSWKVLAACIIPFGTFYVDKHILAPEDARLRNEVK from the coding sequence ATGTTACAACTTTTTAAAACGCCTATCGGGCGACTGCGGATCATTGGATTTTTTGAGGGTATCTCGCTGATCGTACTGATGTTTATCGCGATGCCATTAAAATATTGGGCGGATGCTCCTTTAATGGTTAAGATCGTAGGACCTGCGCACGGGGTGCTGGTGGTATTGTTTATTATGATGACGCTGAGCGCGGGTGTTACCTATCGCTGGAAATTCCTGAATGTATCGTGGAAGGTACTGGCGGCGTGCATCATACCTTTTGGTACGTTTTACGTGGATAAACACATCCTGGCACCGGAAGATGCACGGCTTCGCAATGAGGTAAAGTAA
- a CDS encoding 5-(carboxyamino)imidazole ribonucleotide synthase, whose product MKIGILGGGQLGGMLIRHAIDFGLRISVMDKDANAPCARYTSSFTLGSPTSYEDVLNFGKGLDVITIEMEAVNIDALRELEKQGVKVFPRPDTIAVIQDKYTQKQFLLSHNIPVVPGVAVDNKNDLLKLENKLPGCLKKRRDGYDGYGVMVLKTAADIEKAFDAPSVLEELVDIKNEIAVIVGRNEQGEVKCYDPVMMVFSEEKFVLEFQEAPAQIDEAIRNEAFALAEKIADALQLVGILAVEMFITRDGKLIVNELAPRPHNSGHHTIEASTTSQYEQLLRAILGLPLGDTSLRFPSLMMNILETEALSIDRQGKFHRLLEVPGAHLHWYGKKGIRLGRKVGHITITDNTIEGTLAKADTIRKILN is encoded by the coding sequence TTGAAAATAGGAATCCTCGGGGGCGGTCAGCTGGGAGGTATGCTCATCAGGCACGCCATCGATTTCGGCCTTCGCATCTCTGTGATGGATAAAGACGCCAACGCGCCCTGTGCCCGTTACACGTCATCGTTCACCCTGGGTAGTCCTACTTCTTATGAAGATGTGTTGAACTTTGGCAAAGGCCTCGACGTGATCACCATCGAAATGGAAGCCGTGAACATCGATGCTCTCCGTGAACTCGAGAAGCAAGGTGTAAAAGTATTCCCCCGTCCCGACACTATCGCCGTGATCCAGGATAAGTATACACAGAAACAATTCCTGCTTTCTCACAATATCCCGGTAGTGCCCGGGGTAGCCGTGGATAATAAGAACGATCTTCTTAAACTCGAAAATAAACTCCCCGGCTGCCTTAAAAAACGCCGCGACGGTTACGACGGTTATGGCGTAATGGTGTTGAAAACCGCAGCCGACATCGAAAAGGCTTTTGACGCACCCAGCGTGCTGGAAGAACTCGTCGATATTAAAAATGAGATCGCTGTGATCGTCGGCAGGAACGAGCAGGGAGAAGTAAAGTGTTATGATCCCGTGATGATGGTCTTCTCTGAAGAAAAATTCGTGCTCGAGTTCCAGGAAGCGCCCGCCCAGATTGATGAAGCAATTCGTAACGAAGCTTTCGCGCTCGCCGAAAAGATCGCCGATGCATTGCAACTCGTAGGCATCCTCGCCGTTGAAATGTTCATCACAAGAGACGGTAAACTGATCGTCAATGAACTGGCCCCAAGGCCACACAACAGCGGTCACCACACGATCGAAGCCAGCACCACCTCGCAGTACGAGCAACTGCTCCGCGCGATACTTGGTTTGCCGCTGGGCGATACCAGCCTCCGTTTCCCATCCTTAATGATGAACATCCTGGAAACAGAAGCCCTGAGCATTGACAGACAAGGAAAGTTCCACCGCCTGTTAGAAGTACCTGGCGCACACCTGCACTGGTACGGCAAAAAAGGCATCCGTTTAGGCAGGAAAGTAGGACACATCACCATCACCGATAACACGATAGAAGGCACACTTGCGAAAGCAGACACCATTCGGAAAATTTTAAACTAA
- a CDS encoding manganese catalase family protein, with product MFYHDGKLQYPVRVDKPNPQFAKLLQQAIGGVEGEIRVCLQYLFQAWNSRGPKKYRDMLMETGTEEIAHIEMLSTAVALNLEGASMNMKEQMAAANPLVEAVMGGKDPRHILSAGLGAMAADANGVPFNGSWIIATGNTASDMYANVHAEASGRVLATRLYELTDDPGMKDMLAFLIARDAMHQNQWLAVLEDLGGPAVNLPIPNTFPETQQVSDFAYSFVTTSINKENSESTSGRWASGTSIDGKGAFHVRPAVPLGDEPALNATDPTVHAQQQQMLLSDSEGKSFLDKAADFIAGS from the coding sequence ATGTTTTATCACGATGGAAAATTACAATACCCGGTAAGGGTGGATAAACCCAACCCGCAATTCGCAAAGCTTTTACAACAGGCAATCGGCGGCGTTGAAGGCGAGATACGGGTTTGCCTTCAATACCTGTTTCAGGCCTGGAACAGCCGCGGACCTAAGAAGTACCGCGATATGCTGATGGAAACAGGCACGGAAGAAATCGCGCATATTGAAATGCTGTCTACCGCCGTAGCCCTGAACCTCGAAGGCGCATCCATGAACATGAAAGAACAGATGGCAGCCGCAAACCCACTGGTAGAAGCGGTGATGGGCGGAAAAGATCCGCGTCATATTCTGTCGGCCGGACTCGGTGCAATGGCGGCCGACGCGAACGGCGTACCGTTCAATGGCTCGTGGATTATCGCCACTGGCAATACCGCTTCCGATATGTATGCGAACGTGCATGCCGAAGCTTCCGGTCGCGTGCTGGCGACGAGACTGTATGAACTCACCGATGATCCTGGTATGAAAGACATGCTCGCCTTCCTGATTGCACGTGACGCCATGCACCAGAATCAATGGTTGGCCGTACTCGAAGATCTTGGCGGCCCGGCCGTGAACCTGCCGATACCGAATACCTTCCCGGAAACGCAGCAGGTAAGCGACTTCGCCTATTCTTTTGTAACCACCAGCATCAACAAAGAAAATTCAGAATCGACATCGGGAAGATGGGCCAGCGGCACATCGATAGATGGCAAGGGCGCCTTCCATGTAAGACCGGCCGTACCGCTTGGCGACGAACCGGCATTAAACGCAACTGACCCTACCGTACACGCACAGCAACAACAGATGCTATTGTCGGACAGCGAGGGCAAATCGTTCCTTGATAAGGCGGCCGACTTTATAGCAGGAAGCTAG
- a CDS encoding GNAT family N-acetyltransferase, translating into MITYQTGVMPDIHQVISLYVNAGLKRPVADRARKAKMYCHSKVIVTAWDNEQLVGISRAMTDYGYWCYLADLAVAVSYQGRGSGRG; encoded by the coding sequence ATGATAACATATCAAACAGGCGTGATGCCTGACATACACCAGGTGATCAGCCTGTATGTAAACGCCGGCCTGAAACGCCCGGTGGCTGACAGGGCCAGGAAAGCAAAGATGTATTGTCATTCGAAGGTGATCGTAACCGCATGGGATAACGAACAGCTGGTGGGTATTTCCCGGGCGATGACGGACTATGGTTACTGGTGTTACCTGGCGGACCTGGCAGTAGCTGTTAGTTATCAGGGCAGGGGATCGGGCAGAGGTTGA
- a CDS encoding mechanosensitive ion channel family protein, with protein sequence MQNILNQEYWNNTILDYLTTLGVLLVAIILLRLLRHVVLRRLKAIAERSVNKIDDFIVRSVERSLVPVLYIAAFYMSLQHLQLTARTWQIIGIGLSAAVTFFMLRLVTGLFNFLLQRYISRQEHAREKSKQVKGIMIIVTAFVWIIGLLFLLDNWGVNVTTFIAGLGIGGVAIALAGQTILADLFSYFVIFFDRPFEIDDFIIVEDKMGTVEYIGIKTTRLRSLTGEQLVFSNTDLTNSRVHNYKRMQRRRIVFQVGVALHTPADKLAEIPPMIKDVILVLPDLEFDRAHFLSFGDSRLVFEVVYFVLTDDFNKYMDRQQAINLSLVNRFATMGVEFALPTEAIIIRRQPTQ encoded by the coding sequence ATGCAAAACATACTTAATCAGGAATATTGGAATAATACTATACTGGATTACCTGACTACGCTCGGAGTTTTGCTGGTAGCGATTATCCTGCTGCGGTTACTCCGGCATGTGGTGTTAAGACGGCTAAAGGCGATTGCCGAACGCTCGGTTAATAAGATCGATGATTTTATCGTACGGAGTGTCGAGCGCTCACTAGTGCCTGTATTGTATATCGCTGCCTTTTACATGTCGCTGCAACATCTGCAGTTAACGGCACGCACCTGGCAAATCATCGGCATCGGTCTTTCTGCCGCTGTTACCTTCTTCATGCTTCGGCTGGTTACCGGATTGTTCAATTTCCTGCTGCAGCGCTACATTTCCCGGCAGGAGCATGCCCGCGAAAAAAGCAAACAGGTGAAGGGTATCATGATCATTGTTACTGCGTTCGTATGGATCATCGGGCTGCTGTTCCTGCTCGATAACTGGGGCGTAAATGTAACTACGTTCATTGCGGGATTAGGTATTGGTGGCGTGGCGATTGCGCTGGCCGGTCAAACGATCCTGGCCGACCTGTTCAGCTACTTCGTCATCTTTTTCGACCGCCCTTTTGAAATAGACGACTTCATCATCGTGGAAGATAAGATGGGTACGGTGGAGTATATCGGCATCAAAACAACCCGCCTGCGAAGCCTGACTGGCGAACAACTGGTGTTTTCAAATACAGATCTCACCAACTCGCGGGTGCATAACTACAAACGGATGCAACGCCGGCGTATCGTGTTCCAGGTAGGCGTGGCGTTACATACGCCGGCAGATAAACTGGCGGAAATTCCACCGATGATCAAAGATGTGATCCTGGTACTGCCAGACCTTGAGTTTGATCGCGCGCATTTTCTTTCCTTCGGTGATTCGCGACTGGTGTTTGAAGTGGTATATTTTGTACTGACAGACGATTTCAACAAATACATGGACCGGCAGCAGGCCATCAACCTGTCGCTGGTGAATCGTTTCGCCACCATGGGTGTTGAATTTGCCCTGCCAACAGAAGCGATCATTATCCGCAGGCAGCCAACACAATAG
- a CDS encoding carboxymuconolactone decarboxylase family protein produces the protein MLGFEKYLAKSTLSNIHAELIKIRVSQINGCSFCIDKHVQDALRIGKDPCRLFVLSTWRETPLFSREEQAILALAEAMTLIAQHGVSDETYNHALHVLGQQYLTEVMMAIIAMNAWNRVGITTGREPQL, from the coding sequence ATGCTTGGCTTCGAGAAATACCTCGCGAAAAGCACGTTAAGTAACATCCATGCGGAACTGATCAAGATCAGGGTATCCCAGATTAATGGTTGTTCCTTTTGTATAGACAAGCATGTACAAGACGCACTAAGGATTGGGAAAGATCCATGCCGGTTGTTCGTATTATCTACCTGGCGGGAAACACCCTTATTTTCCCGGGAAGAACAGGCCATACTTGCACTGGCTGAAGCTATGACCCTTATCGCGCAACACGGTGTGAGCGATGAAACTTATAACCACGCCCTCCACGTGCTGGGGCAACAATACCTCACGGAAGTAATGATGGCCATTATCGCCATGAACGCCTGGAACAGGGTAGGTATCACGACAGGCCGCGAACCTCAATTATAA
- a CDS encoding FecR domain-containing protein: MPTRFDILLQGYVSGSLTPAELEEFLQLVKDQDLRLPAAVEQLLETSNQPLLPPERGVEMAQAILAKARQQERSRRKVYWLAAASVMLVVGMALLLEQRPKRVITAQVKTISNTLPDQPSLVLADGTVVPLDSAGNRQISAGIRQRNGQLLYSTTAESYSAPQLNKLVTPRGGRFGLTLPDGSRVWLNSASSLSYPTAFAGEKRVVELDGQAYFEVTGNTAQPFIVKVNQLEVQVLGTRFDVMAYSDEQVINTTLLSGAVRVKNAAGERMLQPGQQAVQERDGRFIVQAADTAKAVAWKNGIFLFDNMNLETILREVARWYNVEIVYSVQPSKELYGGAISRNMGLEAVLRMLEGNGYNHLELRGNKITVLP, translated from the coding sequence ATGCCTACCCGATTCGACATATTGCTGCAGGGTTACGTATCCGGCTCCCTTACACCAGCCGAGCTGGAAGAGTTCCTGCAACTGGTAAAAGACCAGGACCTGCGCCTGCCTGCGGCAGTGGAGCAGCTATTGGAAACGAGCAACCAGCCCCTCCTTCCGCCGGAGAGAGGAGTAGAGATGGCGCAGGCCATATTGGCTAAAGCACGGCAGCAGGAACGTTCACGCCGCAAAGTATACTGGCTGGCTGCCGCCTCGGTTATGCTGGTCGTGGGTATGGCACTACTGCTGGAGCAGCGACCCAAAAGGGTCATCACTGCGCAGGTCAAGACCATTAGTAACACCTTGCCCGATCAACCCTCGCTGGTACTGGCCGATGGTACCGTGGTACCGCTGGACAGTGCCGGCAACCGGCAGATTAGCGCGGGCATCCGTCAACGTAACGGACAACTTCTTTATAGCACTACGGCGGAAAGCTACAGCGCACCGCAACTCAATAAACTTGTAACGCCCAGGGGTGGCCGCTTTGGCCTTACCCTGCCCGATGGCAGCCGTGTATGGCTCAACTCTGCATCGTCGTTAAGTTACCCCACTGCTTTCGCGGGCGAGAAACGCGTGGTCGAACTTGATGGACAAGCGTACTTTGAAGTCACGGGCAATACTGCGCAACCCTTTATTGTGAAAGTGAACCAGCTGGAAGTGCAGGTGCTTGGCACCCGCTTCGACGTGATGGCCTACAGCGACGAGCAGGTGATTAATACCACACTACTCAGCGGCGCCGTGCGTGTAAAAAACGCGGCCGGCGAAAGAATGCTGCAACCGGGGCAGCAGGCAGTACAGGAAAGGGACGGGCGATTTATCGTACAGGCGGCAGATACCGCCAAAGCGGTAGCCTGGAAAAACGGCATCTTCCTGTTCGACAACATGAATTTAGAAACGATACTTCGGGAAGTAGCCCGCTGGTATAATGTAGAAATCGTATACAGCGTTCAACCAAGCAAAGAATTATATGGAGGAGCGATCAGCCGCAACATGGGCCTGGAGGCCGTGTTACGGATGCTCGAAGGCAATGGATACAACCACCTGGAATTACGGGGCAATAAAATTACGGTACTGCCTTAA
- a CDS encoding TetR/AcrR family transcriptional regulator produces MSKSTDTRAGILQQAFELIYQKGYQATSIDEIIARTNVTKGAFFYHFKNKEEMGLAVIDEILYTGITPYMEAALSQSGDIRRDLYTMMEGLLLKNPFFIVEYGCPAVNMIEEMAPLNESFKKALVRILDRWQAAIEQAVKRAQAQQQLSAEHRPKQLATYIISNYAGIRNTGKLRGKGAYKTFLAEYKRYLEQLI; encoded by the coding sequence ATGTCCAAATCGACGGATACCCGGGCAGGCATCCTGCAGCAGGCGTTTGAACTCATCTACCAGAAAGGATACCAGGCAACGAGTATCGATGAGATTATTGCCAGAACGAATGTGACCAAAGGGGCGTTTTTCTACCATTTCAAAAACAAGGAAGAAATGGGGCTGGCCGTTATCGACGAGATACTGTATACGGGCATCACGCCTTATATGGAAGCGGCGCTAAGCCAGTCGGGCGATATTCGCCGGGACTTGTATACGATGATGGAAGGGCTGTTGCTTAAAAACCCTTTCTTTATCGTGGAGTATGGCTGCCCGGCAGTGAACATGATTGAAGAAATGGCGCCACTGAACGAGTCGTTTAAAAAAGCGCTGGTGCGCATTCTCGACCGGTGGCAGGCGGCGATAGAACAGGCGGTAAAGCGCGCACAGGCGCAACAGCAGCTGAGTGCGGAACACCGCCCGAAGCAGCTGGCTACCTACATTATATCAAATTATGCAGGCATCCGTAACACCGGGAAACTGCGCGGGAAGGGCGCTTACAAAACTTTCCTGGCGGAATATAAACGTTACCTCGAACAGTTAATTTAA
- a CDS encoding Gfo/Idh/MocA family protein gives MIQKLRVFLLLLFISTTTFAQQPLRLAVAGLSHGHVGWVFNRKEKKDMELVGIYEPNTQLADKIARQYKLDKKLFYTDLDAMLKATKPQAVSAFGAISEHLAVVKACAPLKVHVMVEKPLATTFKDAQQIAALAQQHGIHVITNFETSWYAGNQYVKQLLDSGRLGPIKKVMVNDGHQGPQEIGCSREFLEILTDPAKNGAGALYDFGCYGANLMTWLLKGKRPLSVTAVTHQNKPNIYPKVDDEATIVLQYASSQCVIQASWNWPFSRKDMEVYGATGYAVAVNDLQVRERLKGQQEKTITLEARPAPFTDPFSVLAQVVSGQLKLEEYDQYGLKVNLLVVEILEAAKTAARTGKTVVLRP, from the coding sequence ATGATACAGAAACTCCGCGTCTTTTTGCTGCTGCTTTTCATCAGCACTACCACCTTTGCACAACAACCTTTGCGACTGGCAGTGGCCGGACTTAGTCATGGGCACGTAGGCTGGGTATTTAACCGTAAAGAGAAGAAGGACATGGAGCTGGTAGGCATCTACGAGCCCAACACGCAGCTGGCCGACAAGATCGCGCGTCAATATAAACTGGATAAAAAATTGTTTTATACAGATCTGGATGCGATGCTGAAGGCCACCAAACCTCAGGCTGTGTCTGCATTTGGGGCGATCAGTGAACACCTGGCCGTTGTAAAGGCCTGCGCACCGTTGAAAGTGCACGTGATGGTGGAAAAGCCACTCGCTACTACGTTCAAAGATGCACAACAGATCGCAGCCCTGGCACAACAGCATGGCATACACGTGATTACCAATTTTGAAACCTCCTGGTACGCAGGTAATCAGTATGTAAAACAATTGCTGGACAGTGGCCGCCTGGGGCCCATCAAAAAGGTGATGGTGAACGACGGGCACCAGGGGCCGCAGGAAATTGGCTGCAGCAGGGAGTTTTTAGAGATACTTACTGATCCTGCGAAGAACGGTGCCGGCGCGTTGTACGACTTTGGTTGTTATGGCGCGAACCTGATGACCTGGCTGCTGAAAGGGAAAAGGCCGCTGTCCGTAACGGCCGTAACGCATCAGAATAAACCAAACATTTACCCGAAGGTGGATGATGAGGCGACTATTGTATTACAGTATGCGTCGTCGCAGTGTGTGATACAGGCGTCGTGGAACTGGCCTTTTTCGCGGAAAGACATGGAAGTGTATGGCGCTACAGGTTATGCCGTGGCGGTGAATGATTTGCAGGTGCGTGAAAGATTAAAAGGACAGCAGGAAAAAACGATCACCTTAGAGGCACGTCCCGCCCCATTCACCGATCCGTTTTCGGTATTGGCACAGGTGGTGAGCGGGCAGCTGAAGCTGGAGGAGTACGATCAGTATGGCCTGAAAGTGAACCTGCTCGTGGTGGAAATACTGGAAGCGGCTAAAACCGCCGCCCGTACCGGCAAAACGGTTGTACTCCGCCCGTAA
- a CDS encoding RNA polymerase sigma factor, with protein sequence MKKEFISHPADLRERLAAGEEPAFLEFFHTYSHHIYNVAFLMTKSTTLAEDMVQEVFLKIWLQRAQLAQVENLKAYLYVCARRHILNELRKKSASREFTGALHAYFSETADNPEQALLRKESRGVLHEAIDRLPDRQRLIYRLSKENGLKQEEIAHQLNISQHTVRNHLAQALVNIRHFLEQSATGLLLLICLLQAGM encoded by the coding sequence ATGAAAAAGGAATTTATCAGCCATCCCGCCGATTTGCGCGAGCGCCTTGCCGCAGGCGAGGAACCGGCGTTCCTGGAGTTTTTTCATACGTATAGTCATCATATTTACAATGTTGCGTTCCTGATGACCAAATCCACCACCCTGGCGGAAGACATGGTGCAGGAAGTATTTTTGAAGATCTGGCTGCAGCGTGCGCAGCTGGCGCAGGTAGAAAACCTGAAGGCCTACCTGTACGTTTGCGCCCGCCGGCATATCTTAAATGAACTACGTAAAAAGTCGGCCAGCCGTGAGTTTACCGGTGCGCTGCACGCGTATTTTTCCGAAACTGCCGACAACCCCGAACAGGCCTTATTGCGTAAGGAATCACGCGGCGTCCTTCATGAGGCGATCGACCGCCTGCCCGACCGGCAGCGGCTGATATACCGGCTTAGTAAAGAAAACGGGTTGAAGCAGGAGGAGATCGCGCATCAACTCAATATCAGCCAACATACGGTCAGGAACCATCTGGCCCAGGCACTGGTGAACATACGCCACTTTTTAGAACAGTCTGCCACCGGGCTTCTTCTCCTTATTTGCCTGCTACAGGCCGGGATGTAA
- a CDS encoding alpha-amylase yields MEKNGTLLQYFHWYITPENDLWKQLANESERLSDMGITAVWMPPAFKGSKGLQSEGYDVYDLYDLGAFKQKNTVRTKYGSKEDYLSAIEAAHNAGIQVYADVIINHLCGADGTERVPVRKVNPDQRDEFISDTFEIDAYTKFEYNGRKGLSDFKWDYHCFTGVDFAEDLQETGIFSIQNEYGEGWQDVAEHEVGNYDFLLGADIDYRNSAVREEIKRWGAWYWQTAQFDGIRMDAVKHVPPAFIAEWLQHVRDTAGKKLFAVGEYWSPEKLNDMLRFIDLVNGQLSLFDAPLQHNLFNASQQGDQYDLRCIFDNTLVATQPALAVTLIGNHDTQPLQLLQAPLQDWFKPHAYALILLREQGYPCVFYPDLYGAAYTDQDNNITISPVPGLEQLINTRKSAAYGLQRDYFDNPNCIGWTREGSGEVDGSGCAVLLSNAGDGQKRMELGKQHAGRRLRNVLSDGQGEVETDADGWGEFNCPAGGISVWVFV; encoded by the coding sequence ATGGAAAAGAACGGCACACTGTTACAATACTTTCACTGGTATATCACACCCGAAAATGATTTATGGAAACAACTGGCAAACGAATCCGAACGACTGTCAGATATGGGTATTACAGCGGTATGGATGCCGCCTGCATTTAAAGGCAGTAAAGGATTACAAAGCGAAGGCTACGACGTGTATGACCTCTACGACCTTGGAGCGTTTAAGCAGAAAAACACGGTGCGCACTAAGTACGGCAGCAAAGAAGATTACTTGTCCGCAATTGAAGCCGCTCACAATGCGGGCATCCAGGTTTACGCAGATGTCATTATCAATCACCTTTGCGGCGCCGATGGTACCGAACGCGTTCCGGTAAGAAAGGTAAATCCTGATCAACGCGATGAGTTTATCTCTGATACATTTGAGATAGATGCGTATACAAAATTTGAGTATAACGGTCGCAAAGGTCTGTCTGATTTCAAGTGGGATTACCATTGTTTCACCGGTGTTGACTTTGCCGAAGATCTGCAGGAAACGGGCATATTTAGCATCCAGAATGAATATGGAGAAGGCTGGCAGGATGTTGCGGAACACGAAGTAGGCAACTATGATTTTTTATTGGGGGCGGATATCGATTATCGTAACTCCGCAGTGCGCGAGGAGATTAAACGCTGGGGAGCCTGGTACTGGCAAACCGCGCAGTTCGATGGTATTCGCATGGATGCTGTAAAACATGTGCCACCCGCTTTCATCGCCGAATGGCTGCAACATGTACGCGATACTGCCGGCAAAAAACTGTTCGCGGTAGGAGAGTACTGGTCACCCGAAAAGCTCAATGACATGTTACGCTTCATCGACCTGGTTAACGGCCAGTTATCACTGTTCGACGCGCCACTTCAACATAATTTGTTCAACGCCTCTCAACAGGGCGATCAATATGATCTCCGATGCATTTTCGACAACACTCTCGTGGCAACGCAGCCGGCGCTCGCCGTTACCCTCATCGGTAACCACGACACGCAACCCCTGCAATTGCTGCAGGCTCCCCTGCAAGATTGGTTCAAGCCGCATGCCTATGCGTTGATCCTGTTGCGCGAACAAGGCTATCCCTGCGTGTTTTACCCCGATTTGTATGGCGCTGCATACACCGACCAGGACAACAATATCACCATAAGCCCTGTTCCTGGCCTGGAGCAACTGATCAATACCCGTAAAAGCGCCGCCTACGGCCTGCAGCGCGACTATTTCGACAATCCCAACTGCATTGGTTGGACGCGCGAGGGTAGTGGGGAGGTGGACGGATCAGGATGTGCCGTGCTATTGTCCAACGCCGGTGATGGCCAGAAACGGATGGAGTTAGGCAAACAACACGCAGGCCGCCGCTTACGCAACGTGTTAAGTGACGGGCAGGGTGAGGTAGAAACAGATGCAGACGGATGGGGTGAGTTTAATTGTCCTGCGGGAGGTATTTCTGTATGGGTATTCGTTTGA
- a CDS encoding SMI1/KNR4 family protein: MNAAEREAGCQLPEDFKDFYAAVNGWARCILTLQMTKASCFRWKPFRQSPQNWEMFIFPASRESLPSLNICIKAGGITYTSSMMMHLKSGSFLTARHSNRLPSRWQH, encoded by the coding sequence ATCAATGCCGCTGAAAGAGAGGCCGGATGTCAACTCCCGGAAGATTTCAAAGACTTTTACGCGGCAGTAAACGGATGGGCGCGCTGTATCCTAACACTGCAGATGACGAAGGCTTCCTGTTTCCGGTGGAAACCATTTCGCCAATCACCGCAGAACTGGGAAATGTTCATTTTCCCAGCAAGCAGAGAATCTTTGCCTTCGCTGAATATATGCATAAAAGCTGGTGGTATAACGTACACATCATCGATGATGATGCATCTGAAGTCGGGATCATTCCTGACAGCTCGTCATTCAAACCGATTACCCAGTCGCTGGCAACATTAA
- a CDS encoding GntR family transcriptional regulator yields the protein MLPYKNLLKVDGHSKKPVYEQLAAGLHRLINNGIIQPGTRLPSSRVMADLLQLHRKTVMAAYEELILQGWITARNKSGYYVNAEVSVAGVPPKKTMTPRYPAKSPVPLQTDAAKLSTLIGRPRTIFLDDGLPERRMKLLPLAHAYNFIILEDDYDYDFHYISSHACPWPATITRAGWFISAACPKACHRHSG from the coding sequence ATGTTACCTTACAAAAATCTTCTTAAGGTTGATGGTCATAGCAAAAAACCAGTGTATGAACAGCTGGCCGCCGGCCTGCACCGTCTCATCAACAATGGCATCATTCAACCAGGCACAAGACTGCCGAGTTCCCGCGTTATGGCAGATTTGCTGCAACTGCATCGCAAAACCGTGATGGCAGCCTACGAGGAATTGATTCTCCAGGGATGGATAACGGCCAGGAATAAAAGCGGCTACTACGTAAATGCGGAAGTGTCTGTTGCCGGGGTGCCACCGAAAAAGACAATGACGCCCCGGTACCCTGCAAAGTCGCCCGTACCGCTGCAGACCGATGCGGCAAAGCTTAGCACACTTATCGGCAGGCCGCGAACTATCTTCCTGGACGATGGGTTGCCCGAGCGGCGCATGAAGCTGCTCCCGCTGGCACACGCGTATAATTTTATCATCCTGGAAGATGATTATGATTACGATTTTCATTACATCTCCTCCCACGCCTGCCCATGGCCAGCTACCATCACGAGGGCCGGGTGGTTTATATCGGCAGCCTGTCCAAAAGCCTGTCACCGACACTCAGGTTAG
- the purE gene encoding 5-(carboxyamino)imidazole ribonucleotide mutase codes for MKQVEVGIIMGSSSDAPIMRQAIEVLKKFDIGYEFNVVSAHRSPQRMFDYATTAEERGLKVIIAGAGGAAHLPGMVAAITTLPVVGVPIKSSNSLDGWDSLLSIVQMPGDIPVATVSVNGARNAGLLAVQMLAISNSSLREKLAAMKKENNEKVIKMNETLDRE; via the coding sequence ATGAAACAGGTAGAAGTAGGCATTATTATGGGCAGTAGTTCAGATGCGCCTATCATGCGTCAGGCAATAGAGGTGTTGAAGAAATTCGATATCGGTTACGAGTTCAACGTCGTATCCGCACACCGCAGCCCGCAGAGAATGTTTGATTACGCCACTACCGCAGAAGAACGCGGCCTCAAAGTAATCATCGCCGGTGCCGGCGGCGCCGCCCACCTTCCCGGTATGGTGGCAGCCATTACTACACTGCCTGTTGTAGGTGTTCCTATCAAATCTTCCAACTCACTCGACGGATGGGATTCCCTGTTATCGATCGTACAAATGCCCGGTGACATCCCCGTGGCTACTGTAAGTGTGAATGGTGCCCGTAACGCGGGTTTGCTGGCAGTGCAGATGCTGGCTATCAGTAACAGTTCACTGCGTGAGAAACTGGCGGCGATGAAGAAGGAGAATAATGAGAAGGTGATCAAAATGAATGAGACGCTGGATCGCGAATAG